One segment of Brassica napus cultivar Da-Ae chromosome C3, Da-Ae, whole genome shotgun sequence DNA contains the following:
- the LOC125583839 gene encoding pectin acetylesterase 7-like: protein MEKLKQCWSSLLVLAVVVIGTGAVPITYLQSAVAKGAVCLDGSAPAYHFDKGFGSGVNNWIVHMEGGGWCTDVASCSARKNTMKGSSKFMNKDFGFSGILGGKQNTNPDFYNWNRIKVRYCDGSSFTGNVEAVNPANKLFFRGARVWRAVIDDLMAKGMKNAQNAILSGCSAGALAAILHCDTFRAILPPTARVKCVSDAGYFIHGTDISGGSYIQTYYSKVVALHGSAKSLPVSCTSKMKPELCFFPQNVVPSMRTPLFVINAAFDSWQIKNVLAPTAVDKRKEWKNCKHDLKKCTAAQLKTVQGFRDQMMRALSPVHSTPSRGLFLDSCHAHCQGGSAASWSGAKGPQVANSKISQAVGNWFYGRSAFQKIDCPSPICNPTCPAISTDE, encoded by the exons aTGGAGAAGCTTAAGCAATGTTGGTCGAGTCTGTTAGTCTTGGCAGTGGTGGTGATTGGAACCGGAGCCGTTCCCATCACTTATCTTCAAAGCGCCGTCGCCAAGGGAGCAG TGTGTTTAGATGGGAGTGCTCCGGCTTATCATTTCGACAAAGGGTTTGGTTCGGGGGTTAACAACTGGATTGTTCATATGGAG GGAGGCGGATGGTGTACGGACGTAGCTTCATGTAGTGCGCGTAAGAATACAATGAAGGGTTCGTCGAAATTCATGAACAAAGACTTTGGCTTTTCCGGTATCTTGGGCGGCAAACAAAACACTAATCCAG ATTTTTACAATTGGAATAGAATCAAAGTACGTTATTGCGATGGATCATCTTTCACCGGCAATGTAGAAGCCGTTAATCCG GCGAATAAGCTATTCTTCCGAGGTGCACGAGTTTGGCGTGCAGTGATTGATGATCTTATGGCTAAAGGAATGAAAAACGCTcaaaat GCGATACTCTCCGGTTGTTCAGCCGGAGCATTGGCTGCAATTCTACACTGTGACACTTTCCGAGCCATACTTCCCCCAACTGCTAGAGTCAAATGTGTTTCTGACGCCGGTTACTTTATCCACGG TACGGATATCTCAGGAGGATCATACATCCAAACGTATTACAGTAAAGTCGTCGCACTCCAC GGATCTGCAAAGAGTCTTCCTGTTTCATGCACATCAAAAATGAAACCAGAACTC TGTTTCTTCCCGCAAAACGTTGTTCCTTCCATGCGAACACCACTCTTTGTCATTAATGCCGCCTTCGATTCCTGGCAG ATCAAGAATGTTTTGGCGCCAACTGCTGTTGATAAGCGTAAGGAGTGGAAGAACTGTAAGCATGATCTTAAGAAATGTACGGCCGCTCAGCTCAAAACCGTCCAAG GGTTTAGGGATCAGATGATGCGTGCATTGTCTCCGGTTCACTCTACTCCGTCCAGAGGACTGTTCTTGGACTCGTGTCATGCTCATTGCCAAGGCGGAAGCGCCGCCTCTTGGTCCGGTGCCAAAGGTCCCCAAGTCGCCAATTCG AAAATTTCACAAGCAGTGGGAAACTGGTTTTATGGCCGGAGTGCATTTCAGAAGATAGACTGCCCGTCGCCGATTTGCAACCCTACTTGTCCTGCAATCTCCACTGACGAATAG
- the LOC125583238 gene encoding uncharacterized protein LOC125583238 — MSEILDKALKHLSIEEEDEPFVLPDRPEFYATERNSMSLIGRLLNPHCQKMGDLILDMPRKWQLYNRVRGVALSKERFQFIFKHEHDLIDILNRGVHTFENWSIVLDRWMEKPPEDYLKFIMVWVQMRNIPVNHYTPETIEALGEFAGHVVEVPFDPEKAQVKHYVRVQRCYTCQRLTHEQSMCPWRKVDKEATVGVSCSSGESKNTEVLNLLEESDPLFGVLSSKHLGLEPVSGRPKIAKEVMDGMRQYLQVDEGPEKMARVERVKKSLEDLENDPLGQKVFLRLESAPILSSSLDKGKGAVFDFSSQAEPQPRQEKLMASAIAAGSKILQSGKVVSPDPAAKEYEVYAQSGFLVQGSTGYSVGISDTSISGTLLKKPKQRKRPGTYSRKATGKRVVKAEAGGIVRVGEGVISDGKRKAHDDVEPSKSSARFKKPLVVPSEGPSNI; from the exons ATGTCTGAGATCCTCGATAAGGCACTGAAGCATCTGTCGATTGAGGAGGAGGATGAACCGTTTGTGCTTCCTGACAGGCCAGAATTCTACGCTACAGAGAGAAACTCTATGAGCCTTATCGGTCGTCTTCTAAACCCTCATTGTCAAAAGATGGGGGACCTTATTCTTGATATGCCAAGGAAATGGCAGCTCTACAATAGAGTGAGAGGAGTGGCTCTGTCAAAAGAGAGATTTCAGTTTATCTTTAAGCATGAGCATGACTTAATTGATATTCTGAACAGAGGAGTCCACACGTTCGAAAACTGGTCGATTGTGTTAGATCGATGGATGGAGAAACCACCTGAAGACTATCTCAAGTTTATTATGGTGTGGGTCCAAATGAGAAACATTCCGGTGAACCATTATACCCCTGAAACCATTGAGGCGTTGGGGGAGTTTGCTGGCCATGTGGTTGAGGTTCCTTTCGACCCGGAGAAGGCACAGGTCAAACATTATGTAAGAGTACAG AGATGTTACACTTGTCAAAGATTAACGCATGAGCAATCAATGTGCCCTTGGCGTAAAGTTGATAAGGAGGCTACGGTGGGAGTTTCCTGCTCTTCGGGGGAAAGCAAGAATACTGAAGTGCTGAACTTGCTTGAGGAATCTGACCCGCTCTTTGGAGTCCTCTCTAGCAAACACCTCGGTCTTGAACCTGTTTCAGGTCGGCCCAAGATTGCAAAGGAGGTTATGGATGGTATGAGACAGTACCTGCAGGTTGATGAGGGGCCAGAAAAGATGGCGAGAGTAGAAAGAGTCAAGAAATCCCTTGAGGATTTGGAGAATGATCCTTTAGGGCAGAAAGTCTTTCTTCGGTTGGAATCAGCTCCGATCCTGTCCTCATCTCTTGATAAAGGAAAAGGTGCAGTTTTTGACTTCAGCTCTCAAGCGGAGCCTCAACCAAGACAAGAAAAGCTTATGGCTAGCGCTATTGCGGCGGGCTCCAAGATCCTTCAGTCTGGAAAGGTGGTTTCTCCTGATCCGGCTGCTAAGGAGTATGAGGTCTATGCTCAGTCCGGTTTTCTTGTGCAGGGTTCAACGGGTTATAGTGTAGGTATCTCTGATACTAGCATTTCCGGGACTCTTCTAAAGAAACCTAAACAACGTAAAAGACCTGGAACCTATTCGAGGAAAGCAACAGGGAAAAGGGTAGTGAAAGCTGAGGCTGGAGGTATCGTACGGGTGGGAGAAGGAGTGATCTCAGACGGCAAGAGAAAAGCACATGATGATGTCGAGCCATCTAAAAGCTCTGCAAGGTTTAAGAAACCATTGGTGGTCCCGAGTGAGGGACCGTCCAATATTTAA
- the LOC125583840 gene encoding uncharacterized protein LOC125583840 yields MKTAHTNKHTGEIDDGVVRDVLSLIETQKEDEETRLSQLQTDLDATSTASTNLSRIRINEIVESSVPKKKRRLVGLGRRARSVPPSAPQPYVDPEVLMDHLKDKDDRIAALEQKMAD; encoded by the exons ATGAAGACGGCGCATACCAACAAGCACACCGGGGagattgatgatggtgttgTGAGGGATGTGCTCAGCCTGATCGAAACTCAGAAGGAAGACGAAGAGACCCGTctatctcagcttcaaaccgacctGGACGccacttcgacggcttcgaccaacttgtcccggattcgaatcaacgaaatcgttgaatcg tcggttccaaagaagaagagacgtttggtcggtttgggtcgtcgagcccggtcggttcctccttctgcaccacagccctatgttgatccagaagtgctTATGGACCacttgaaggacaaagatgaccgCATAGCTGCGTTGGAGCAAAAGATGGCGGATTAA
- the LOC106422171 gene encoding pectin acetylesterase 8-like isoform X1: MINFNQWLVLVVCSLAILKAEGLLVNITFVRNAVAKGAVCLDGSPPAYHLDRGSGTGINSWLIQLEGGGWCHNVTNCISRMHTKLGSSKKMVENLAFSAILSNKEQRNPDFYNWNRVKVRYCDGSSFTGDVKTVNPATNLHFRGARVWLAVMRELLAKGMRNAENAVLSGCSAGGLASLMHCDSFRALLPMGTNVKCLSDAGFFLNTRDVSGAQYIKSYFNDVVTLHGSAKNLPRSCTSRLTPAMCFFPQYVARQIRTPVFVLNAAYDSWQIKNILAPRAADPDGKWQSCQLDIKNCQRSQLKVMQDFRLEFLSAVIGLGRSASRGMFIDSCYTHCQTETQTSWFWQDSPILNRTGFHSSRCSSNLRRFCYRFVFFFKKKSYKLYHTHIVRYSYGLAIEEEKKKNVSDS, encoded by the exons ATGATCAACTTCAACCAATGGTTGGTTCTTGTGGTATGCTCATTAGCAATCTTGAAAGCAGAAGGATTGCTCGTCAATATTACATTTGTTCGAAACGCCGTCGCAAAAGGAGCCG TATGTTTGGATGGTAGTCCACCAGCTTATCATTTAGACAGAGGTTCGGGAACTGGAATCAATAGCTGGTTGATACAGCTTGag GGAGGAGGATGGTGTCATAATGTAACAAACTGCATTAGTCGGATGCATACTAAATTAGGTTCATCGAagaaaatggtggagaatcttGCTTTCTCAGCTATTCTTAGCAACAAGGAACAACGTAATCCTG ATTTTTACAATTGGAACAGAGTGAAAGTTAGATATTGTGATGGTTCATCATTCACAGGAGATGTGAAAACAGTGAACCCT GCTACTAATCTTCACTTCAGAGGTGCTCGAGTTTGGCTAGCCGTTATGCGGGAGCTGCTAGCTAAAGGCATGAGAAACGCCGAGAAT GCTGTTTTGTCTGGGTGTTCTGCTGGTGGGTTAGCTTCACTGATGCATTGTGACAGTTTCCGAGCTCTATTACCAATGGGTACCAATGTAAAATGTCTTTCAGATGCCGGTTTCTTTCTCAACAC AAGAGATGTTTCAGGAGCTCAATACATTAAATCATACTTCAACGATGTGGTTACACTACAT GGATCAGCAAAGAATTTACCGAGGTCATGCACGTCAAGATTGACCCCTGCAATG TGTTTCTTTCCACAATACGTAGCTCGCCAGATTAGAACTCCTGTTTTCGTTCTTAATGCTGCCTACGACTCTTGGCAG ATTAAGAACATTTTGGCTCCTCGTGCTGCTGATCCTGATGGAAAGTGGCAGAGTTGTCAGCTTGACATCAAGAATTGCCAACGAAGCCAGCTCAAAGTTATGCAAG ATTTCAGGTTAGAGTTCTTGAGCGCAGTGATAGGTTTAGGAAGATCTGCATCAAGAGGGATGTTTATAGACTCATGCTACACTCACTGCCAAACCGAGACACAAACTTCTTGGTTCTGGCAAGATTCTCCAATTCTAAACCGAACG GGTTTTCACTCCTCAAGATGCTCCTCCAATTTAAGAAGATTCTGctatagatttgtttttttttttaaaaaaaaatcttataaattatatcacACACATATAGTAAGATATTCTTACGGTTTAGCTAtagaagaggaaaaaaaaaagaatgtgagTGATTCTTGA
- the LOC106422171 gene encoding pectin acetylesterase 8-like isoform X2 yields the protein MINFNQWLVLVVCSLAILKAEGLLVNITFVRNAVAKGAVCLDGSPPAYHLDRGSGTGINSWLIQLEGGGWCHNVTNCISRMHTKLGSSKKMVENLAFSAILSNKEQRNPDFYNWNRVKVRYCDGSSFTGDVKTVNPATNLHFRGARVWLAVMRELLAKGMRNAENAVLSGCSAGGLASLMHCDSFRALLPMGTNVKCLSDAGFFLNTRDVSGAQYIKSYFNDVVTLHGSAKNLPRSCTSRLTPAMCFFPQYVARQIRTPVFVLNAAYDSWQIKNILAPRAADPDGKWQSCQLDIKNCQRSQLKVMQDFRLEFLSAVIGLGRSASRGMFIDSCYTHCQTETQTSWFWQDSPILNRTTIAKAVGDWVYDRKLFQKIDCPYPCNPTCHHRVFTPQDAPPI from the exons ATGATCAACTTCAACCAATGGTTGGTTCTTGTGGTATGCTCATTAGCAATCTTGAAAGCAGAAGGATTGCTCGTCAATATTACATTTGTTCGAAACGCCGTCGCAAAAGGAGCCG TATGTTTGGATGGTAGTCCACCAGCTTATCATTTAGACAGAGGTTCGGGAACTGGAATCAATAGCTGGTTGATACAGCTTGag GGAGGAGGATGGTGTCATAATGTAACAAACTGCATTAGTCGGATGCATACTAAATTAGGTTCATCGAagaaaatggtggagaatcttGCTTTCTCAGCTATTCTTAGCAACAAGGAACAACGTAATCCTG ATTTTTACAATTGGAACAGAGTGAAAGTTAGATATTGTGATGGTTCATCATTCACAGGAGATGTGAAAACAGTGAACCCT GCTACTAATCTTCACTTCAGAGGTGCTCGAGTTTGGCTAGCCGTTATGCGGGAGCTGCTAGCTAAAGGCATGAGAAACGCCGAGAAT GCTGTTTTGTCTGGGTGTTCTGCTGGTGGGTTAGCTTCACTGATGCATTGTGACAGTTTCCGAGCTCTATTACCAATGGGTACCAATGTAAAATGTCTTTCAGATGCCGGTTTCTTTCTCAACAC AAGAGATGTTTCAGGAGCTCAATACATTAAATCATACTTCAACGATGTGGTTACACTACAT GGATCAGCAAAGAATTTACCGAGGTCATGCACGTCAAGATTGACCCCTGCAATG TGTTTCTTTCCACAATACGTAGCTCGCCAGATTAGAACTCCTGTTTTCGTTCTTAATGCTGCCTACGACTCTTGGCAG ATTAAGAACATTTTGGCTCCTCGTGCTGCTGATCCTGATGGAAAGTGGCAGAGTTGTCAGCTTGACATCAAGAATTGCCAACGAAGCCAGCTCAAAGTTATGCAAG ATTTCAGGTTAGAGTTCTTGAGCGCAGTGATAGGTTTAGGAAGATCTGCATCAAGAGGGATGTTTATAGACTCATGCTACACTCACTGCCAAACCGAGACACAAACTTCTTGGTTCTGGCAAGATTCTCCAATTCTAAACCGAACG ACAATAGCAAAAGCTGTTGGAGATTGGGTTTATGATAGAAAATTGTTTCAGAAGATAGATTGTCCTTACCCTTGTAACCCTACTTGCCACCACAGGGTTTTCACTCCTCAAGATGCTCCTCCAATTTAA